A part of Oncorhynchus masou masou isolate Uvic2021 chromosome 30, UVic_Omas_1.1, whole genome shotgun sequence genomic DNA contains:
- the LOC135521712 gene encoding RNA-binding protein 12B-like, which produces MTIVLRLQGLNIKAGTEDIRRFFTNLYIPEGGVYIIGGHLGEAFIVFTTERDGQHAIRRSGTLLRGSPVTLHISSIAELQRKMESKLQSEKLIPELLPGKKPLLPLPDPATALLFGLVAVIQGLQSNQPGEHGKATVAPGPALRANSPAVGCVLRADNTAVPGSELRRPDKAYRPRPGYVRLFGLPKTVTSQEICHFFKGLLVQDVIANVKLGVRQGCLVKFGHAQDACDALRFNHQQLGRISVEVRGASEEMWSYAIQQCQNPSYDPLENPLYRPTTQRERTSYKPQEMPSYTIQRDGPSLESKEMQHQERARTSYRTQRQSLYEPAREIHRTWAKRRSEDRSLSRSPKRPRSCESLSPSVEYCIMAKNLSKTITKTEIKELFGCPNIANSKILHLLYKDSERTDTAFVIFDQTEDYVYALNLNGCHVGSQAIDVSSVTKEKMQAMLSTGRHHGNPETTPAVSERSEEKHQIVRPRVRPFPTAQTCVYVRNLQSDVTKMEIKDFFCDLPLTEQFIYILRDQDGNGIGEAVAQFKTEDFATQAQKQHGKTYMGTRVLLTCISFQQMEDILKRNA; this is translated from the coding sequence ATGACCATAGTACTTCGGTTGCAGGGTCTGAATATTAAGGCCGGGACTGAAGACATACGCAGATTCTTTACCAACTTGTACATCCCGGAAGGTGGTGTATATATTATAGGAGGACACCTTGGTGAAGCGTTCATTGTGTTCACTACAGAAAGAGATGGCCAGCATGCAATAAGGCGCTCTGGAACTCTTCTTAGAGGGTCTCCGGTGACCCTACATATTAGTAGCATCGCAGAACTGCAACGAAAAATGGAGTCCAAACTACAGAGTGAGAAGCTCATTCCAGAGTTGTTACCTGGGAAGAAGCCTTTGCTGCCCTTGCCCGACCCTGCCACAGCCCTACTGTTCGGCCTTGTTGCTGTTATCCAAGGACTGCAATCTAATCAGCCAGGAGAGCACGGCAAAGCAACAGTAGCACCTGGTCCTGCACTCAGGGCCAATAGCCCAGCTGTCGGTTGTGTGCTCAGGGCTGATAACACAGCGGTGCCTGGGAGTGAGCTAAGGAGACCAGATAAAGCTTACAGGCCAAGACCAGGCTACGTCAGGCTCTTTGGCCTGCCAAAGACTGTCACCAGCCAGGAGATCTGCCACTTCTTTAAAGGCCTGTTGGTCCAGGATGTGATAGCTAATGTGAAGCTGGGCGTGAGACAGGGCTGCCTTGTAAAGTTTGGGCATGCCCAGGACGCATGTGATGCCCTAAGATTCAACCACCAGCAACTGGGCCGCATCAGCGTGGAGGTCCGTGGGGCCTCTGAGGAGATGTGGAGCTATGCCATCCAGCAGTGTCAGAACCCTTCATATGACCCCTTGGAAAACCCCTTGTATAGGCccacaacccagagagagagaacctcatACAAGCCCCAAGAAATGCCCTCATATACAATCCAGAGAGATGGACCCTCATTAGAATCCAAGGAAATGCAGCACCAGGAAAGGGCAAGAACCTCATACAGAACCCAAAGACAAAGCTTGTATGAGCCTGCCAGAGAAATACACAGGACTTGGGCCAAGAGGCGCTCTGAAGACAGATCGCTGTCACGGTCACCGAAGAGGCCCAGATCCTGTGAGTCCCTTTCACCGAGCGTGGAGTACTGTATTATGGCCAAAAATCTATCCAAAACAATAACGAAGACTGAGATAAAAGAATTGTTTGGCTGTCCGAACATCGCCAACAGCAAAATATTACACTTACTGTATAAGGATAGCGAGAGGACAGATACAGCGTTTGTAATATTCGACCAAACGGAAGACTACGTTTATGCTTTGAACCTCAACGGCTGCCATGTTGGTTCCCAGGCCATAGACGTCTCATCTGTCACCAAGGAGAAGATGCAAGCCATGTTGTCAACTGGGAGACACCATGGCAACCCCGAGACAACACCAGCAGTGTCAGAGCGAAGCGAGGAGAAACATCAGATTGTAAGACCCAGGGTGAGACCGTTTCCCACAGCACAGACATGTGTATACGTACGAAACCTCCAGTCAGACGTGACGAAAATGGAAATAAAAGATTTTTTCTGCGACCTTCCTCTGACTGAACAGTTTATCTACATTCTGCGTGATCAAGATGGCAATGGCATCGGTGAGGCTGTGGCTCAGTTTAAAACGGAGGATTTTGCCACACAGGCCCAGAAACAACATGGCAAGACATATATGGGGACCAGAGTGCTGCTCACCTGTATCAGCTTCCAGCAGATGGAGGACATCTTGAAAAGGAATGCATGA
- the LOC135521715 gene encoding pyruvate dehydrogenase [acetyl-transferring]-phosphatase 1, mitochondrial-like isoform X1, whose protein sequence is MHPERATMPVTSQLFRGFPRAKLWGSSLFPCQRQLPCCPTSHRPTSSQPHPIWPTAMPVRGYRRSPDLHSYNLTPPQVNSILKANEYSFKVPEFDGKNVSSVMGFDSNQLPANAPIEDRRSAATCLQTRGMLLGVFDGHAGCACAQALSERLFYYVAMSLMPHETLCELEAAVEAGRPLSPILQWHKHPNDYFTREAQTMYFNSLRTYWQELIDLSSPGESLGPREALLSAFKRLDSDLSLEAQVGDANSFLHYWVLRVAFSGATACVAHIDGSDLYVANTGDGRAVLGVQEEDGSFSAHTLSNDHNAQNENEVARIQGEHPPSEKKTVVRQDRLLGLLMPFRAFGDVKFKWSIDLQRGVLESGPDQLHDNEHTKFIPPNYHTPPYLTAEPEITHHRLRPQDRFLVLGTDGLWETLHRQEVVRIVGEYLTGVHQRQPLTVGGYHVTLGQMQGLLAERKARASLAFQDQNAATHLIRHAVGNNEFGAVDHETLSKMLSLPEELARMYRDDITIIITQFNPHVVGHQRQGGES, encoded by the exons ATGCACCCAGAGCGAGCCACCATGCCCGTGACATCACAGCTGTTCCGAGGCTTCCCTCGAGCGAAGCTCTGGGGTTCCTCCCTGTTCCCATGCCAACGCCAGCTCCCCTGCTGCCCCACCTCCCACCGGCCCACCTCGTCGCAGCCCCACCCCATATGGCCAACAGCCATGCCCGTGCGTGGCTATAGGAGGAGCCCTGACCTCCACAGCTACAATCTCACCCCCCCACAGGTCAACTCAATCCTCAAGGCTAACGAGTACAGCTTCAAG GTTCCAGAGTTTGATGGTAAGAATGTGTCGTCGGTGATGGGGTTCGACAGTAACCAGCTGCCTGCCAACGCACCCATCGAGGACCGGCGCAGCGCTGCCACCTGTCTGCAGACGCGGGGGATGCTGCTGGGAGTGTTCGACGGCCATGCGGGCTGTGCGTGTGCACAG GCGCTGAGTGAGAGGTTGTTCTACTACGTAGCCATGTCCTTGATGCCCCATGAGACCCTGTGTGAGCTGGAGGCTGCAGTAGAGGCAGGCAGGCCCCTCAGCCCCATCCTGCAGTGGCACAAACACCCCAACGACTACTTCACCAGGGAGGCACAGACTATGTACTTCAACAGCCTCAGAACCTACTGGCAGGAACTCATAGACctcagcag TCCAGGGGAGAGCCTAGGGCCCAGAGAGGCGTTGCTGAGTGCCTTTAAGAGACTGGACAGTGACCTGTCTCTGGAGgctcag gtgggagatgCCAATTCCTTCCTCCACTACTGGGTTCTGAGAGTGGCCTTCTCTGGAGCGACTGCCTGCGTAGCTCACATCGATGGATCCGACCT GTATGTAGCGAACACGGGCGACGGCCGGGCGGTGCTGGGGGTCCAGGAGGAGGACGGCTCGTTCAGCGCTCACACGCTCTCCAACGACCACAACGCCCAGAATGAGAACGAGGTGGCCCGCATCCAGGGGGAGCACCCCCCCTCTGAGAAGAAGACTGTCGTACGACAG gACCGGTTGTTGGGCCTGCTGATGCCGTTCCGTGCGTTTGGAGATGTGAAGTTCAAGTGGAGCATTGACTTGCAGCGAGGTGTGTTGGAGTCAGGACCAGACCAGCTCCATGACAACGAACACACCAAGTTCATCCCCCCCAATTACCACACCCCTCCCTACCTCACGGCCGAGCCTGAGATCACACACCACCGCCTCCGACCTCAGGACCGCTTCCTG GTGCTGGGTACAGACGGGCTGTGGGAGACGCTCCATCGACAGGAGGTGGTCCGGATCGTAGGGGAGTATCTAACGGGGGTCCACCAGCGCCAGCCCCTCACCGTGGGGGGTTACCATGTCACCCTGGGACAGATGCAGGGGCTACTGGCTGAGAGGAAGGCCCGTGCCTCCTTGGCGTTCCAGGACCAGAACGCTGCCACCCACCTGATTCGCCACGCGGTGGGCAACAATGAGTTTGGAGCAGTGGACCACGAGACGCTGTCCAAGATGCTGTCTCTGCCTGAGGAACTGGCCCGCATGTACCGCGAtgacatcaccatcatcatcacacagTTCAACCCCCACGTGGTTGGACACCAGCGCCAAGGGGGGGAGTCCTGA
- the LOC135521715 gene encoding pyruvate dehydrogenase [acetyl-transferring]-phosphatase 1, mitochondrial-like isoform X2 translates to MGFDSNQLPANAPIEDRRSAATCLQTRGMLLGVFDGHAGCACAQALSERLFYYVAMSLMPHETLCELEAAVEAGRPLSPILQWHKHPNDYFTREAQTMYFNSLRTYWQELIDLSSPGESLGPREALLSAFKRLDSDLSLEAQVGDANSFLHYWVLRVAFSGATACVAHIDGSDLYVANTGDGRAVLGVQEEDGSFSAHTLSNDHNAQNENEVARIQGEHPPSEKKTVVRQDRLLGLLMPFRAFGDVKFKWSIDLQRGVLESGPDQLHDNEHTKFIPPNYHTPPYLTAEPEITHHRLRPQDRFLVLGTDGLWETLHRQEVVRIVGEYLTGVHQRQPLTVGGYHVTLGQMQGLLAERKARASLAFQDQNAATHLIRHAVGNNEFGAVDHETLSKMLSLPEELARMYRDDITIIITQFNPHVVGHQRQGGES, encoded by the exons ATGGGGTTCGACAGTAACCAGCTGCCTGCCAACGCACCCATCGAGGACCGGCGCAGCGCTGCCACCTGTCTGCAGACGCGGGGGATGCTGCTGGGAGTGTTCGACGGCCATGCGGGCTGTGCGTGTGCACAG GCGCTGAGTGAGAGGTTGTTCTACTACGTAGCCATGTCCTTGATGCCCCATGAGACCCTGTGTGAGCTGGAGGCTGCAGTAGAGGCAGGCAGGCCCCTCAGCCCCATCCTGCAGTGGCACAAACACCCCAACGACTACTTCACCAGGGAGGCACAGACTATGTACTTCAACAGCCTCAGAACCTACTGGCAGGAACTCATAGACctcagcag TCCAGGGGAGAGCCTAGGGCCCAGAGAGGCGTTGCTGAGTGCCTTTAAGAGACTGGACAGTGACCTGTCTCTGGAGgctcag gtgggagatgCCAATTCCTTCCTCCACTACTGGGTTCTGAGAGTGGCCTTCTCTGGAGCGACTGCCTGCGTAGCTCACATCGATGGATCCGACCT GTATGTAGCGAACACGGGCGACGGCCGGGCGGTGCTGGGGGTCCAGGAGGAGGACGGCTCGTTCAGCGCTCACACGCTCTCCAACGACCACAACGCCCAGAATGAGAACGAGGTGGCCCGCATCCAGGGGGAGCACCCCCCCTCTGAGAAGAAGACTGTCGTACGACAG gACCGGTTGTTGGGCCTGCTGATGCCGTTCCGTGCGTTTGGAGATGTGAAGTTCAAGTGGAGCATTGACTTGCAGCGAGGTGTGTTGGAGTCAGGACCAGACCAGCTCCATGACAACGAACACACCAAGTTCATCCCCCCCAATTACCACACCCCTCCCTACCTCACGGCCGAGCCTGAGATCACACACCACCGCCTCCGACCTCAGGACCGCTTCCTG GTGCTGGGTACAGACGGGCTGTGGGAGACGCTCCATCGACAGGAGGTGGTCCGGATCGTAGGGGAGTATCTAACGGGGGTCCACCAGCGCCAGCCCCTCACCGTGGGGGGTTACCATGTCACCCTGGGACAGATGCAGGGGCTACTGGCTGAGAGGAAGGCCCGTGCCTCCTTGGCGTTCCAGGACCAGAACGCTGCCACCCACCTGATTCGCCACGCGGTGGGCAACAATGAGTTTGGAGCAGTGGACCACGAGACGCTGTCCAAGATGCTGTCTCTGCCTGAGGAACTGGCCCGCATGTACCGCGAtgacatcaccatcatcatcacacagTTCAACCCCCACGTGGTTGGACACCAGCGCCAAGGGGGGGAGTCCTGA
- the LOC135521714 gene encoding meckelin-like — MATGMLLVCGLALFLTIKSNLLHSQQFTISFQRPSDCSVEQFYDISSQSCVKCGPNQSTSATGLSCECVTGFRVLATNGASITCQKCPLEKTAVTEDGYGCILCPGSLTEQGTCQCPSGSILVERDVQGNPLEEARCEVCNGAEPALSAPNSYGDRCQRCQASLINTSQSCMCGSNILAGGMCFPPNNLPTAVNPNVNYAELSLPVQSAWFSTNLYSSAAACLVYTNLTACQALGNMCVMNMHSFSSVANDACGLYNTIFRATAALGSTQDISYWRANLPWLYYGDQPGLANRVLQTEPLPTGFSFKGRNRNTDINLVAAVYNARGDFLQWEKVGGNNLQLCPDTARRQEAAYTFGTAYQETCVLSVADLLRVYAEPLFYDVFVDLSRGEDRRLLPLPTRNLNQEYNRKFINQGNLNDWYLSRRVLLVDTLSGREKSLGSLPKVIRIASSIRIGFQLVPGTQKGQVFPPLLSVTYSDVLITAPNTQTVSVSFAVEYEMDQTEAHMKTDIALGVLGGISVLYSLVKTASWKRRIGSPLIDMETVLKFLLFYAGDLANVFFFITVGTGLYWLIFYKAQHFVSVLLPLPGLQEERFVAYVGCAFALKTVQFLHKLIQQLSVDIFFIDWERPRGKANKTIQGNGNGEAKHSPSPVSIWRTYFVANEWNEIQTIRKISPTFQIMAVLFLLEVVGFSSLALRDPWSDLQRPPQSYSPPYSLTLRYGLAATLWLCIGLLQIIFFTAFHERFVEDKIRQFVDLCSISNISVLLLSHRCFGYYIHGRSVHGHADTNMEEMNINLKREAESLCGQRGLLPNTDTQTFQISITSRLRLQYDRILEPLSRRNGPSRLVDAASGHPFDQSTKAYHTMNRFLGSVIDHAHRDMEYVVRDKLFFERVIGMEFLEPMDKSIFYNDESHSFSDVLFYGNEATLLIFDTLFFCVVDLGAQSFILAGVLTYVQQMIFRLIRNGIGRRNLANKTLVDQRFLI, encoded by the exons ATGGCAACGGGGATGCTACTTGTGTGCGGATTGGCACTATTTCTAACAATAAAATCAAACCTACTTCACTCCCAGCAGTTTACGATTTCGTTTCAGCGTCCTTCAGACTGCAGCGTGGAACAGTTCTACGACATCTCCAGTCAGTCCTGTGTGAAATGCGGACCGAACCAGAGTACGAGTGCAACTG GTTTGTCTTGTGAATGTGTGACTGGGTTCAGAGTTCTCGCCACCAACGGAGCTTCCATCACCTGTCAGAAGTGTCCACTAGAAAAAACG GCAGTAACAGAGGATGGCTATGGGTGTATCCTCTGTCCgggcagtctgactgagcagggAACCTGTCAGTGCCCGTCTGGGAGTATACTGG TGGAGCGGGATGTCCAGGGGAACCCTCTGGAAGAGGCCAGGTGTGAGGTGTGTAACGGAGCTGAACCTGCCCTCTCAGCCCCTAATAGCTACGGAGACAG GTGTCAGAGATGCCAGGCTTCCCTCATCAACACCTCTCAGTCCTGTATGTGTGGTTCCAACATCCTG GCTGGAGGTATGTGTTTCCCTCCCAACAACCTCCCTACAGCTGTGAACCCAAACGTCAACTATGCTGAGCTG TCCCTTCCTGTGCAATCAGCATGGTTCTCCACAAACCTCTACTCTTCAGCAGCTGCCTGCTTG GTGTATACTAACCTGACAGCATGCCAGGCATTGGGGAACATGTGTGTGATGAACATGCACTCCTTCAGCAGCGTGGCCAATGATGCCTGTGGTCTCTACAACACCATCTTCAGAGCTACCGCAGCCCTGGGATCTACACAGGACATATCCTACTG GAGAGCCAATCTCCCATGGCTTTACTACGGGGACCAGCCGGGTCTGGCCAACCGCGTGCTGCAGACAGAGCCACTTCCCACTGGATTCAGCTTCAAGGGACGCAACAGG aatACAGACATCAACCTAGTGGCTGCTGTCTACAACGCCAGAGGAGACTTCCTCCAATGGGAGAAAGTGGGAGGAAACAACCTGCAG ctctGTCCAGACACCgccaggagacaggaggcagctTACACCTTTGGCACGGCCTACCAGGAGACT tgtgttctcTCCGTAGCGGACCTGTTGCGTGTTTATGCTGAGCCTTTATTCTACGATGTGTTTGTGGATCTGAGccgaggagaggacaggagactgcTCCCTCTTCCCACACGCAACCTCAACCAAGAATACAACAGGAAGTTCATCAACCAAG GTAACTTGAACGACTGGTACCTATCGAGACGTGTGTTACTGGTGGAcactctgagtgggagagagaagagccTCGGCTCTCTGCCAAAAGTCATACGCATCGCAAGCAGCATCAGGATAGG GTTTCAGCTGGTGCCAGGGACTCAGAAGGGACAggtgttccctcctctcctctctgtgaccTACTCAGACGTCCTCATCACTGCCCCAAACACACAGACTGTCTCT GTGTCGTTTGCTGTGGAATATGAGATGGACCAGACTGAAGCTCACATGAAGACTGAT atcgcCCTAGGTGTGTTGGGTGGCATTTCTGTTCTATATTCCCTGGTGAAGACAGCCAGCTGGAAGAGGAGGATTGGCTCTCCTCTCATTGACATGGAG ACCGTATTGAAGTTCCTGTTGTTTTACGCTGGTGATCTGGCTAACGTCTTCTTCTTCATCACCGTGGGAACAGGCCTGTACTGGCTCATCTTCTATAAG gccCAGCATTTTGTGTCAGTGCTGCTACCGTTACCAGGTCTGCAGGAGGAGAGGTTTGTGGCGTATGTGGGCTGTGCCTTTGCTCTCAAG ACTGTGCAGTTTCTCCATAAGCTGATCCAGCAGTTGTCAGTGGATATCTTCTTCATAGACTGGGAGAGACCGCGTGGCAAAGCCAACAAGACCATCCAGG GCAATGGCAATGGTGAGGCGAAGCACAGCCCTTCTCCTGTCAGCATCTGGAGGACCTACTTTGTGGCCAACGAGTGGAATGAGATTCAGACCATACGCAAGATCAGCCCCACCTTCCAGATCATGGCAGTGCTTTTCCTACTGGAG GTGGTTGGCTTCTCTAGTCTGGCCCTTAGGGACCCCTGGTCAGATCTCCAGCGCCCCCCTCAGTCCTACTCCCCTCCCTACAGCCTGACGCTGCGCTATGGCCTGGCCGCCACACTCTGGCTCTGCATTGGACTGCTGCAG ATCATTTTCTTCACTGCTTTCCATGAGCGTTTTGTGGAGGATAAGATCCGTCAGTTTGTGGACCTATGCTCTATCAGCAAC ATTTCGGTGCTGCTGCTGTCCCACAggtgttttggttactacatccaCGGGCGCTCCGTCCACGGCCACGCTGACACCAACATGGAGGAGATGAACATCAACCTCAAGAGAGAGGCC gagtctCTGTGTGGTCAGAGAGGTCTCCTTCCCAACACAGACACTCAGACCTTCCAGATCTCCATCACCAGCCGCCTACGCCTGCAGTACGACCGCATCCTGGAGCCCCTCAGCAgg AGAAATGGACCTTCGCGGTTGGTGGACGCAGCCTCGGGACACCCCTTTGACCAGAGCACCAAAGCCTACCACACAATGAACCGTTTCCTAGGATCTGTCATAGACCAT GCCCATCGGGACATGGAATACGTTGTGAGAGACAAACTGTTTTTTGAGAGAGTCATAGGGATGGAGTTCTTGGAGCCTATGGACAAGAGCATCTTCTACAACG ATGAGTCCCATTCCTTCAGTGACGTGCTGTTCTATGGGAACGAAGCCACTCTGTTGATCTTTGACACGCTCTTCTTCTGTGTGGTCGACCTGGGAGCACAGAGCTTCATACTGGCAGGCGTACTCACATACGTACAGCAAATG ATCTTTCGGTTAATCCGTAACGGTATTGGGCGGAGAAACCTGGCCAACAAAACATTGGTGGACCAGAGATTCCTGATCTAG